One Halarcobacter ebronensis genomic window carries:
- the rplL gene encoding 50S ribosomal protein L7/L12, whose translation MAISKEDVLEYISGLSVLELSELVKEFEEKFGVSAQPVAVAGGAVAGAAAEAAEEKTEFNVIIKDAGAKKINVIKEIRALTGLGLKEAKAMAEEAGAVVKEGVSKEDAEAAKAVLEAAGAVVELQ comes from the coding sequence ATGGCAATTTCTAAAGAAGACGTATTAGAATACATCTCTGGTTTATCTGTATTAGAATTATCAGAATTAGTTAAAGAATTCGAAGAAAAATTTGGTGTATCTGCACAACCTGTTGCAGTTGCTGGTGGAGCAGTTGCTGGTGCTGCTGCTGAAGCTGCAGAAGAAAAAACTGAATTTAATGTTATCATTAAAGACGCAGGTGCTAAAAAAATCAACGTAATTAAAGAGATTAGAGCACTTACTGGTCTTGGATTAAAAGAAGCAAAAGCAATGGCTGAAGAAGCTGGTGCAGTTGTTAAAGAGGGTGTTTCTAAAGAAGACGCTGAAGCTGCAAAAGCTGTATTAGAAGCAGCTGGAGCAGTTGTAGAATTACAATAG
- the rplJ gene encoding 50S ribosomal protein L10, whose translation MTKQEKAEVIDFLTSEFKGSQAIVVCDYKGLTHKKLEELRKEAKNSGTKVQVAKNTLVTVAVKNAELGDIELSGTNIFLWSEDQISACKVADKFATANKDKFAIKSGIIEGQIADINRVNAFAKLPSREELLGMLASVWMGPVRNFTIGLDALRRKKEEEAA comes from the coding sequence ATGACTAAACAAGAAAAAGCTGAAGTAATTGATTTCTTAACTTCTGAGTTTAAAGGTTCACAAGCTATTGTAGTATGTGATTATAAAGGTTTAACTCACAAGAAATTAGAAGAATTAAGAAAAGAGGCTAAAAACAGTGGAACAAAAGTTCAAGTTGCTAAAAATACTTTAGTAACAGTTGCTGTTAAAAATGCTGAGTTAGGAGATATTGAATTATCTGGAACTAACATTTTCTTATGGTCTGAAGATCAAATTTCTGCTTGTAAAGTAGCTGATAAATTTGCAACTGCAAACAAAGATAAATTTGCTATTAAATCTGGGATTATCGAAGGACAAATTGCAGATATTAATAGAGTTAATGCATTTGCTAAATTACCATCTAGAGAAGAGCTTCTTGGAATGCTTGCATCTGTTTGGATGGGACCTGTTAGAAACTTTACTATTGGGCTTGATGCTCTTAGAAGAAAAAAAGAAGAAGAGGCTGCGTAA
- the rplA gene encoding 50S ribosomal protein L1 codes for MGKVSKRYKALAEKIEDKNYSLVEACAKVKELKSAKFDESVEVALNLNVDPRHADQMIRGAVVLPNGTGKTVRVAVFAKGAKMDEAKAAGADIVGNDDLVETVQGGEINFDVLIATPDCMGLVGKLGRILGPKGLMPNPKTGTVTMDVTKAVNDAKGGQVAYRVDKKGNMHAAVGKVSFTEDAIRENISAFVGAINKAKPASAKGRYITNAAISLTMSPSVNVDVLELMDIK; via the coding sequence ATGGGAAAAGTTTCAAAAAGATACAAAGCATTAGCAGAAAAAATTGAAGATAAAAACTATTCATTAGTTGAAGCTTGTGCAAAAGTTAAAGAATTGAAATCTGCTAAATTTGATGAGTCAGTAGAAGTTGCATTAAACTTAAATGTTGACCCAAGACATGCAGATCAAATGATCAGAGGTGCAGTAGTTCTTCCAAATGGTACTGGTAAAACTGTAAGAGTTGCAGTATTTGCTAAGGGTGCAAAAATGGATGAAGCTAAAGCAGCTGGTGCTGATATTGTTGGTAATGATGATTTAGTAGAAACTGTACAAGGTGGAGAGATTAACTTTGATGTTTTAATTGCTACTCCTGATTGTATGGGATTAGTTGGTAAACTAGGAAGAATCCTAGGACCAAAAGGTTTAATGCCGAATCCTAAAACTGGAACAGTTACTATGGATGTTACTAAAGCAGTTAATGATGCTAAGGGTGGTCAAGTTGCATATAGAGTTGATAAAAAAGGAAATATGCATGCTGCTGTTGGAAAAGTTTCATTTACTGAAGATGCAATTAGAGAAAATATTTCTGCATTCGTTGGAGCAATTAACAAAGCTAAACCAGCATCTGCAAAAGGTAGATATATTACTAATGCTGCAATTTCATTAACTATGTCACCATCAGTTAATGTTGATGTATTAGAATTAATGGATATTAAATAA